From Nitrospinota bacterium, one genomic window encodes:
- the secG gene encoding preprotein translocase subunit SecG has translation MSTLVTVAHVVVAVALIVIVLLQQGKGAAMGAAFGGSSQTLFGSRGPASALAKITTGAAIIFMLTSLTLSAMSSGRKETSVIPAGPATLPVELPADDSAKASQTKKDPASAATDTGGPLDESAGSKPGAAGPVNGGSNGKNGG, from the coding sequence ATTTCGACCTTGGTCACTGTGGCGCATGTGGTTGTCGCGGTGGCTTTGATTGTCATAGTTTTGCTGCAGCAAGGCAAAGGCGCCGCCATGGGGGCCGCGTTTGGCGGTTCAAGCCAGACGCTTTTCGGCTCCAGAGGCCCTGCCTCCGCCCTGGCGAAGATAACCACCGGGGCCGCCATAATATTTATGTTAACGTCGTTGACCCTTTCGGCGATGTCCAGCGGGAGGAAGGAAACGTCGGTTATTCCGGCGGGTCCTGCCACTCTTCCGGTGGAACTGCCGGCGGATGACAGCGCCAAAGCGTCTCAAACCAAAAAAGATCCAGCCAGCGCGGCCACCGATACGGGAGGCCCCCTTGATGAGTCAGCGGGGTCGAAACCCGGCGCGGCAGGGCCAGTTAATGGCGGATCAAATGGAAAAAACGGAGGATAG
- a CDS encoding HAD-IA family hydrolase, translating to MTIVDVDTIVFDLDGTLIDSKEDIADALNHTFGEMGYDPLPMSVIESFVGNGINPLIHKAVIAADHLERETEALNLFRERYWERLLVKTRPYDGVADTLKKLGGRYHMGLISNKPQRFTFKIVDELGWGPYFDGAVYGGDTLPVKKPDPAALLAIAEKYGTAPERLMIVGDSAVDVATGRNAGARTVGVTYGFRGVDELKDAGVEILIDRFGELLDILGGAK from the coding sequence ATGACTATAGTTGATGTTGACACCATTGTTTTCGACCTGGACGGCACCCTCATAGACTCCAAGGAAGACATCGCCGACGCGCTCAACCACACTTTCGGGGAAATGGGGTACGATCCGCTCCCCATGAGCGTGATCGAAAGCTTTGTCGGCAATGGAATCAATCCGCTCATCCATAAGGCCGTAATTGCGGCGGACCATCTGGAGCGGGAGACAGAGGCTCTGAACCTATTCCGGGAGCGGTATTGGGAGCGTTTGCTGGTGAAGACCCGGCCATACGACGGAGTTGCCGACACCCTCAAAAAGCTGGGCGGGCGCTATCATATGGGGCTGATCTCCAACAAGCCGCAGCGGTTCACCTTCAAAATAGTGGATGAACTGGGCTGGGGGCCATATTTTGACGGGGCCGTTTACGGCGGTGACACGTTGCCCGTGAAAAAGCCGGATCCGGCGGCGCTTCTGGCCATAGCGGAAAAGTACGGAACGGCCCCGGAAAGGTTGATGATAGTGGGCGACTCCGCCGTGGACGTGGCCACCGGCAGGAACGCCGGCGCCCGCACAGTGGGCGTCACATACGGGTTTCGCGGCGTGGACGAGCTTAAGGATGCCGGGGTGGAAATATTGATAGACCGCTTCGGCGAGCTTCTGGACATCCTCGGCGGCGCAAAATGA
- a CDS encoding PKD domain-containing protein: protein MSTRFLAQFLIIPTFLAVIAGCGASIDKEKGSSSGATSAKLQLTWPEGYRYDPATRKLTAPSSFVRREAPFYVTSVTMTVSGPDMEPMTVDVPLDTLTVDLTVTFGERYFDVLVETEYGDTFTGSETAAVSPFGSPVLVIELEVNAPPVITGIEMSIPEPRPGDTISVTGYAEDPDADDELTYAWYAYGLNGSESASGQTVTGSVPIEGGQFTIILVVDDGHGGVASQELTFDARGTAPVILGMTASNTAPKIGDVVNLYGYATDDDPGDTLTYEWTVTDPKGSSYNVQGDNASMTISSTGAHEVTLTVTDLQGNYATSSMTIDVICNYGTPQAPINVTAAAGTGSSIVISYQYPGGGAGETSDGIAVYNLSWKDVTLTTTGWKGGYSRTGSITYSCTQGHQYNFQVSAGNSCYVAGSYSAWTGQIICP, encoded by the coding sequence ATGAGCACCCGGTTCCTCGCGCAATTTCTGATAATTCCAACGTTCCTGGCGGTCATTGCCGGATGCGGCGCTTCTATAGATAAGGAGAAAGGCTCCTCCTCTGGAGCCACCAGCGCCAAATTACAGCTTACATGGCCCGAGGGCTACCGTTACGATCCGGCCACGCGAAAACTCACGGCGCCTTCTTCATTCGTCCGCAGGGAAGCGCCCTTCTATGTCACCAGCGTCACGATGACCGTCAGCGGCCCGGACATGGAGCCGATGACCGTGGACGTTCCGCTGGACACTTTGACCGTTGACCTTACAGTTACTTTCGGCGAGCGCTATTTCGACGTTCTGGTGGAGACGGAATACGGCGATACGTTCACGGGGTCGGAGACGGCGGCGGTGTCTCCATTCGGCTCCCCGGTGCTGGTGATCGAGCTTGAAGTGAACGCGCCCCCGGTGATAACGGGGATTGAAATGTCCATCCCCGAACCCAGACCCGGGGACACCATTTCGGTGACAGGATACGCCGAAGACCCGGATGCTGACGATGAGTTGACTTACGCCTGGTACGCCTACGGGCTCAACGGCTCTGAATCGGCTTCGGGCCAGACTGTGACCGGCAGCGTGCCCATTGAAGGCGGGCAGTTCACCATCATACTGGTTGTGGATGACGGGCACGGCGGAGTGGCTTCGCAGGAACTGACCTTCGACGCCAGGGGGACGGCGCCCGTGATACTGGGGATGACCGCCTCCAACACGGCCCCGAAGATAGGGGATGTGGTCAACCTTTACGGCTACGCCACGGACGACGATCCGGGCGACACGCTGACCTACGAGTGGACTGTGACGGACCCAAAGGGGAGTTCGTACAACGTGCAGGGGGATAACGCGTCCATGACGATTTCCTCCACCGGCGCGCACGAAGTGACACTGACGGTGACCGATCTGCAGGGCAACTACGCCACATCTTCCATGACCATTGACGTGATCTGCAACTACGGCACGCCGCAGGCTCCAATAAACGTCACGGCGGCCGCAGGCACGGGCAGCTCGATAGTGATAAGCTACCAGTATCCCGGCGGCGGGGCAGGCGAAACGTCTGACGGGATCGCGGTGTACAACCTTTCATGGAAGGACGTAACGCTCACCACCACTGGATGGAAGGGGGGATATTCACGCACCGGGAGCATCACCTATTCTTGCACCCAGGGCCATCAGTATAATTTCCAGGTGAGCGCTGGCAATTCATGTTATGTGGCGGGTTCGTACTCCGCATGGACTGGACAGATAATATGCCCATAA